The DNA sequence ATCTAGCTTATGATATAACTCCACATTGCGATTGTGCTGATTATGGCGATGTGCCTATGGTTCCAGACATCGGCATTTTTGCATCAAAAGATCCCATAGCCATAGATAGAGCAACTTCTGAAGCGATAATAAATTCTCCAGGCATAAAGGGGTCGGCTGCTGAAGAAATAGAAGCTATGAACCCAGGCGATGATAAGATAGCTCGATTATCAGAGTATGATCCTTTCAAAGCATTTGTAACCTTAGATGGTACAAAGAATTGGAGGATCCAATATGAGATGGGGGAAAAGGCAGGTATTGGATCCCAAGATTACGAATTAATCAAGCAATTAGAGAAGAACTAGAAAGTAGTACACGGCGCGGTAATAAAATTATTCTTTTAATAGCGTATGTGCTAATCGATAGCGAGCGCTAGATGGTTCAAGTAGTGGGATTATCGCATATTCACTAGTAGAAACTACAGGCGAATTAATCAATATGTTAATCCAGACGATTCATAAATTTTGAAGCCAGGTTGAGTTTCTCTTCTCTCTTCATCTTCTTGATGGAAATTTCGCGCTTCATTGCAGACTTTTGGGCGGAGTGTTTCTCAAGGTATATCAGTTTCAATGGTTTGTTAGATTTCGTGAAACGACATCCTCTACCAGAAAAATGCTTAGCTAACCTTTCGTAAAGATTTGAAGTATAGCCTGTGTAAAGAAATCCATGTTCGCATTGGAGGATGTAAACATAGAACAACATCTCCACCTTCGACCAAATTAATATAATGATAAAAAATTAACTAGCTTTAACGACCAGGGAAAAAGTATGGCATAGTTCGAGGTGCAGATGGAGGAACGCCCTTCTTCTGTTTACTTCTACGGGACCGAGGCTTTAATTTCTTAACTTTAAGTGAGTCTGACTTTGAGATTACATGATAGGCATTCGGTTCAAGCTTATACAGAGATTGTCTTAAGACATCTCGAATCCTAGATGTTGATACTTCATCGATTTGCAACTTGTTACCTTGGATAGCTATTTCTTTCTGTAATTTCTTTTGTAGCATTTTTGAAAGAATATCTATAGATCCTTCAAATTCAGAAGCATCAATATTCAAGTTAATTCCACCTTGTCAAAGATTAAATTCTCTTCATCACAAAATTGAGCATGTATTTACCAATAAAAATTATTAGAATCATATTATTTCCTAATTTACTATCTTTACGAACACTAATGGTAGTTATGTCGATGATGGCTATAATACTTAAATATATGATTGTTTACATGTGATGTAAACAAGATATCATATCAGGAGAGATGATTAAAATTGAATGGTAAACAAAAGTTCTTGATTGGAACGATATTTGGAGCTGCCCTAGCTGCCGTAGGAGTTGCACTTGCTGATCGCCCTCCGCTACGTGAAAAGTTGGCTAAATCTATTGATGATTCTAATAAACGCATTAGAGCTAAGAAACAATCCTCGAATGCTGATTTAGATTAACTCCATTTTATTTTCACTTAACATATTGAGCACGATAATCGAAATAATGCGGCATAGCTTGTGGATGGAATAAAAGAGGTGTTGGCAATTCTCTTGTCAACACCTCTTAAATTCGTAAAGATTTTAATTCATGCATCGATCTTTGTGAGAATGGCGCTTACCGTACATATTTACTAGTAAAAATTGTTAGCATGGATCATTTCTCTGACTTTCTTTTTGAAATCGAAATAAATCCCAAGATAGCAAGCAACCATGATTATTACCGCTGCAATAATCCCTATCTCGATCATTCCTATAGCAGGTTTCTCTTGAACAAAAGGAACTTCTTCAGTTACTTCGGGTGTGACCGTAGCAGTTGGGGTTGGTGTTTCAGTAGGAGTAGGTTCAAAAGTTTTGAATATTTCAGATTCAGAGGCTTTCTTAAAATCATCTATTATTTCATTTTCAGTTTTTAGCAGTATGTTCTCAACAGCTTCTGCTGCCGTGGCCCCATTTTGCACTTCTTCTAGCATTAATTTAACTTTATTAATCCCATAATTGGAAACCAAGTAAGTAACAACAATTAAAGATTGAGAACGAATGAGGTTGCTGTTACCGGATTTCACCTCTTCAATCCATTGCTCTTCAGTAGCTAGTTCGCTTAATTGATAAAGTGCATCTCTATTCTTCAATTGATTTACTACATCTAATGCATTGTTCTTCACAGTTTCCGCTTCTTGACTATGTAGGGGATTTGATGACACGCATTTCCAAGCTTCATACTCGGCCAACCCTTCGTCAAGCCATTTGATATTCAAGTAGGCTTCTCCGCTATACTCTTCAATGAAGGAATGAGTTATTTCATGTGTTATTTGGTGCCAATCAAATTGAGGACCTATGTGAATGGTATTACCCAAAGGTCTAGGAGCACTATTATTTTCAAATAATTTGGCAAAACTAGGTGTGAACCCGCTATATATGACAAGACCATTAACGAGGT is a window from the Candidatus Bathyarchaeota archaeon genome containing:
- a CDS encoding GIY-YIG nuclease family protein translates to MLFYVYILQCEHGFLYTGYTSNLYERLAKHFSGRGCRFTKSNKPLKLIYLEKHSAQKSAMKREISIKKMKREEKLNLASKFMNRLD